The sequence TTAGTTGTGCTAAATTACGTGGTTGCGGTGGCGTAAATATTGCAAGTAAACCACTAGGAGTAACTGCAGCACTTATTTTAGCCATAACTTCAGGTGATACGAGTATAGTATCGTGAGCATTAAGCGTGTAAGCATGTTCTCGTTGTTCTTCTGTAATATACAGTCTATCAAGGTGAATACCAGCTTCTTTAAGCGTTGTGATAGTACGCAATCCTTCAGCAAATGTTTGATTGTGCTCTTTGCGTGCTTTTGCTATGTGAAGGCGGACTATATGCTTAATTTCAGGGTTATTTAAAGAAGTTATAGAGCGCATACTACTAGATATCTCCGTTTAAAATACTGGTTCTATAATTTTTCATAAGCTGAATCATAAAATATAAATTATGAATAGACGCTAAAGTTAATCCAGCAGATTCATGTGCTTTAAATAAATGGTGTACATAAGAAAGAGTGTAGTTCTGACACGTTGGGCACCCACAATTTTTATCTATAGGTTCGTAGCAATCACGATATTTAGTCTGAAGTATTTTAACGTCACCGCGTGAAGTAAAGAGAAGACCATGCCGAGCGCAACGTGTAGGGTGTGAACTATCAAAAGTATCAATACCTAAGCGAACGCAAGCATCAACTGATTCTAGGTCACCAATGCCAAGCAAATGATTAGGCTTATCTTCTGGCAGTAAGGGTACCGTATACAAGAGCATATCGGTCATCTCTTGACGATTTTTGCCTAAACTGCCGCCAATTGCAAAGCCATCAAACGGTAACTGAGAAAGTGTTTTGCAGCTTAGTGCGCGAAAATCTGGGTTTATGCCACCATGAATCACGGCGTAAATAGCTTGTTGTTGCGGGTTTTTAAGGTGCTCGTTAAGTGATCTTTCTTCCCATCTATGAGTACGATAAAGCGATTTTTTAAGCGCTGCTGGATCAAAGTGATAAGGCGGCAACTCATCAAAGGGAATAATAATGTCAGCACCTAGTTTTTTTTGTGCCTGAATTGATGATTCAGGTGTAAGCAGTAAAGGGCTACCATCCCGATACGACCTAAACAATACGCCTTCTTCTTTTATCTTTACTACTGCTTGAGTATATTTTTTGGTGCCTTTACTCTTAAGCTCTTCTTTAACAGTACCGTAAGCGAGGCTAAACACTTGAAAGCCACCCGAGTCAGTAATAATAGGATACGGACGATTGATAAACTTATGAAGACCACCTGCTTGAGCAACAACATCCGCTCCCGGGTGAACCATAAGGTGGTAGGTATTGCAAAACATAAGTTGTAAGCCAAGTTGGTTTACCATTGCGTTATCAATACTTTTAAGAACGCCATTGGTGCCAACGGCTACAAAGCCAGGGGTGTCAATAATACCGTGTGGTGTATGTATGCGTCCAACGCGAGCTCGAGATTTGGTTGATTGATGCAAAAGCTCAAAACGAAAATAGTTCATAATAAGGGATTTCTTTAGTGATGTATAATCTTTTTTGAAAGTGCTAAAAATGGTGCAGCTACAGCGATAACTATAAGTTTAATAGTATAGCTTATAACAATAATTTCAAAAATAGCCGTTAGACTATCAAAGTTTCCATTAAGTTTATAAAGGCCTAAAAAACTAAATAAAACAGTGTCTACAAACTGGGTAATGGCAACTGAGCTATAGTTTCTTAAAATAAAAAAGCGGTTTTTTAAACGAGTTGATAAAAAAGCGTAAAGTCGCGTATCTAATTGTTGTACTATTAAAAATACTATAAGCGAGGCACCTATAACACGCGGCATAGGGCTAAGCAGTGCTTCAAAATGCTCTGAGGTCGTATCGAGCGCCGTAGGAATATAAGCTACTTGTAGTAAAGACATACTTGTATAGAAAAGTGAACAAAAAAAACTGACCCAGATGGTTTTTTGAGCTTCTAGGCGACCAAAGTATTCTTGAAGTAAATTAAAACCTAATGTTATACCAACAGCAAGTGAATCTGAAGAAGTAGCAGTAAACCCAAAAAGTATAATTTCTTTTGATACAAATAGGTTAACTAAGATTACTTGAACACAAATAAGTGCAATAAGAGCTTGTTTTCCTAGTTTAAGCGCTATAAGAGTTGCCGTGCTTACGCAGGCAATAGAAATAAAAAAAAGAGCTATATTTGTAATCATGAAGTTGTAAGTAAAACTAAGAAAAGAATCTGGAGGAGAGAGAGGGATTCGAACCCTCGATCCCGATTTCTCGGAATAACGGTTTTCAAGACCGTCGCTTTAGACCGCTCAGCCATCTCTCCAGCGGTATAGTAGTATAGTTTATCTAGTTCTTTAGGCAATTGCAAGATTTTATAACAAAAAGGACCGACACGAATGTCAGTCCTGCTTTGAAAGAGGGGTTGTTCTGAATATTATTTTTTAGGGGCAGTTAACGCCATTGCTGGTGGTGTAGGTGTCCATGCAGGTTTGCCGGCATATTTTCCAACACCATTAAATTCGTTTACTGCATCAAAAATTTCACTGTTAGGTAGATTTACAAAATCTGTTCGAACAAAGTTAGGTACATGATTAATCCCCTTTGCTATTTTAACCATACGGGGTAAAACTACACTCTTTTTATTGATCTGACTAGCTGCATTCTTATTGCCAGATAAGCCTATAGTTATATTATGAGTAAAGTCAAAGAGCTTATTTTTGGGGTCTTGGTTAAGTTGGCTAATTGTACCTGCATTATCAGGTTTTACTATAGCATCAATTTTTACAGGATCTTCTTGTATTATTTTATCTGCTGAATTAAAGCCAGACCATGTAGTAGACACGGGAAAGAAAAAATTAGCATCATTAGTCATGCCTGTTATTGGACTTCTCATAAAGACAATTAACCGTTTATTCGTTTTAATGAGTTCGCCAAGTGTTGGCCATAATGTAGTTTGATTTTGTACATACATATACTTAGGTAATCCAGATTGATTAAAAAGAGTTGTTAGCTCAGCATTATTATCTGTATGATCTTCTATATTAAGGGTTAAGACATCATTAGGGTTTCTATCAAGCCAATTTTTATATTTTGCTAAGAGCTCTCTAAGGGTAATGGCGGCAGGATCGATTAAACAGCCAGGATAAGGAAATAAACCACCCGTTCCGTCTTGTTTAGAACCTACTAAAGAGTTTAAGACTGGTTTGATATAAGTATCATTTAAGTATTTAAGAATATCTTTTAAAGGAGTTGCTATAGTACTAGGTAGTTTAAGTAGGTCACTTAGGCCATCTAATTTTTCTAAAGAAACCATATTATAAAAATCGCTTTTTAAGAGACCATGACAGGCATATATTTGTCTTCCAATTGAGCTCGTTTGCGGGACTGCTATATCTGTTGCTTTTTGGAGTATGGACTGGTTGATTTTTAACTGTGTAATGCGTGGATCAGCATTAAGAATTGTTTGCCAGGTTTTTCTAGCAAAATTGAGCGCAGTATTTGCTGCTGCTAAAGGGACTTGTATACTTAATTTTTGTGCTTCAAGTGCTTCTCTTTTAATTCCATAACCTATTCCTTCAGTAGCTTTAGAGCGTCCTGTTAAAGAAAATTTAGGTAACTTATTAAACGATGAGTCTAAACTAGCTATTTGGTTGTTTATACTGTTAACTTGGCTTTGAACGGTATTTTGTAAGTTGTTTACGTGTGCTTGAGCATCGTTAAGCCTTTTAAAATCACTGGCATGGGCAGTTTGAATGTTAAGGTAAGCCTTAGACAAGTCTGTTGCTAAGAGGCTACTAAGCCGTTTAAGCAAGTCGACATAGTAACCTATAATGTGTGGATAGTCATATTGCAAAGAAAATTCAAATACTCTTACGCCGTTGGCTAATTGTTGGTCAATAGTCCACTCCTGATCTGAAACTGCTGAAGGAAGGCCTGGGACAAGGGCTTTTGTGCCCATGCCAGCTGGAAGACGAGGGTTAGATCCGTAAGGCACAGATGTGGCAACTGCATCATGAGCTTCAACAAACGCAATATCATTATATCTTTTGTTGCATAATTCTTTAAAGCCATTGCACAGCTGCGCTTGTAGTCCAAAAACTACAAACTGTAGAGCAATTGCTAAAATACCGTATCTTGTATGCTTAAACATAATAACTCTTCTTTCTATTGTTAATTTAAAATTAAAAAATTAATAGATATAATATATAAATAATTATATCAAATAGAAATTACATAAATCAATAATTATCAAAGTTTATTCGGAAAGACACTTTCCTTTAGGTGGGTGATAAACCCGAGTATATAAGCTCTCTTGGCAAGGTAAATGCTTTAAGAAAGTTGATCGCTTTTATGCTTCAACTAAAACATGTAATGCTTGTGGCACTCTACAAGAGATGCAACTCAATAAAAGAATATACAGTTGCAGTTGTGGTTGGAAAGCATCAAGAGATATTAATGCTGCGTTAAATATAAAAAAGCAAGGCATAGAAAAATTAAAGGCGGCTGGATATACCCCAGATCATAACGACATGATCTGGTACCCGTGGAGGCCTGGGTGAGACTTCATCTGAAGCTCCGGTCTATGAAGCGAGAAGCCTCCTCCTTTAGGTCGAGGAGATATCACATAAGAGTAGTTTGCAGGAGAGAGAAATTTGGGCTCTCGATCCCAAATTCTTGGCATAACGGTTTCAAGACCACCGCTTTAGACCGCTCAGCAATCTGTCCACTTTAGACCGCTCAGCAATCTGTCCAGTTGTATATTCCTATAGCTTATTTATTTAGATATAATTGCAATATTTTGTATAACAAAAGGACTGACACGAATGCCAGTCCTGCTTTGAAAGAGGGGGTGTTTGCAGAGTATTTATTTTTTAGGGGCAGTTAACGCCATTGCTGGTGGTGTAGGTGTCCATGCAGGTTTGCCGGCATATTTACCAACGCCATTAAACTCATTTACAGTATCAAATGTTTCTCCGTTGGGTACATCTACAAAGTCTAAGCTAATAAAATTTGGTGCATGATTAAGAATTTTTGCAATTTTAACAAGTCGTGGGAGTAACACATTTTTAGCGTTTATCTGAGCTGCAGCTTCTGGAGATCCTGATATACCTATAGTAATATTATGGGTGAAATCAAAAAGCTTGTTTTTAGGATCTGTGTTAAGCGTGTCTATTTGAGTTGCATCTTTTACTATATTATCAATTGCTGTAGGATTCTCTCCTGTGATATTAGTTACATTGCTGTATCCAAATTTAGTTGAAACTGGAAAGAAGAAGCCTCTATCATTCATCATTCCTGTTATGGGACTATTTTTAAAAAGTACTAATCGTTTATTTGCTTTTGTCAGTTCACCTATAGTTGGCCATAGTTTAGTCTGATCCTGAAGGTATGAATAAACTAATATTCCTGAATTAGTAAATAGGGGTGCCAAATCTGCATTGCTGTTTACAAAATCGTTGATTCTTAACGTAATTACATCTGTCCGATGTGTATCTAACCATTGTTTTATATCTGCTAATAATTTTGTTAGTGGTTCACGTGTAAAGTCAGTCATACAAGGAGTGTAAGGAAGAATGCCTGCGTCAGTTTCTTTGGTTGTTGTTCCATAACTTGATTTTATAATAGATTGAGCTTGTTTGAGTAATGGTCCAACTTCACTGGTGAAAAGACTTCTGAGTTTTTCTTTTGGATTAGCAATTGTAGAAGCAGGAATAGTAAGAGTACCTACGTTCATACTAGGAGTACTTATAGAAGATACATTAAGAAATGCTTTAAAGTTTGGAGATGCATCTTCAGTCATTTTATCGAATAGTGCATTAGGTTCTTGAGGTATTGCTGAGTAAAGATCACCTTTAACGAGGCCATGGCAAACAAAAAATTGCTTTCCAGTTGCTGGGCCGCCTGAACTAGCCACATTTAGTGCTTGCTGAGCAAGGGCTAATTGAGTTCTAAGTGGTATAAGGGTTGGGTCAGCTTCAAGTAACTTTTGCAATACTGCTTTAGCTGCATTTAGTACGCCAGTTGCTGTTGCTATACTTGCAATAATACCAGCTTTTTCAGTTTCAAATGCTGCTTTGCGTGCACTATAATCTATACCTCGCACAGCCTTAGAGTCACCTTTGATAGAAAATTTGGGAAGTTTATTAAACCAATTATCTAAACTGCTTATCTTGTTTCTTACATTTGAAAGTTCACTGTTTAAGCTGTTTACTTTTGTCTGAGCACTAGCAATATTTTTAAAATCGTTTGCATGTTTAGCTTGCGTGTCAGCAACCGATGCGTTAAGTTTGCTTTGCAGTTTAGTAACTATACCTTTTAATAGCTCACTATAAAAGCTTAACGGATTTATATAATCAAAGTGGATATGAAATTCAAAACTACGCACGCCTGCACTAAGTTGCTGCTGAATAGTCCAATGTTGAGTGGCACCAGGATTTGATAATTTATCAACAGTTTTACCTCCAATTGTATTTACAACGAGTTTTTGTAAACCTGTTAACTGCTGGTTTTCAATGGTTCCTTGATGAGATATAGCATTATGAGATTCAACATATACTATATCATTATATTTTTTGTTGCATAACTCACTAAAACCATTACATAGCTGTCCATATGCTGATTGTAGTATAAGTTGTGTAACTAGCAGTACTGCTACTATAAAGTTAGTTTTCGAATTCATACTGGCCCTGTCTTTTTATCTATGATAATTAAAATTAATAATCTAATATTAATTATATCAATTAGAAATTAAATAAATCAACAATTAAATCTATTTTTTTAGGGAGATAAGTTAAAATAAGAAGACTAACAAAAGTAGGGATATGTTTTTTTAGACTATTAAAGAAAGAATAGAGTCAAAAAATGGTGCGCCTAAGAGGAGTCGAACCTCTAACCTTCAGATCCGTAGTCTGACGCTCTGTCCAGTTGAGCTATAGGCGCATTAAAAAAGCAAAAATAAAGAAGAAGGTATGTGGTGGAGAGAGAGGGATTCGAACCCTCGCGTCCTGTTACCAAGACTCTTGCTTAGCAGGCAAGCGCTTTAGACCGCTCAGCCATCTCTCCAGTACTCTATCAATTTTTAATTTTTTCAAATTAACTATTAATTAGGTATATACTAAGCATAAGAGATTTATATTTTTATGCAAGTTTTTCTTGAATATACTACCAGAGATTCACTATGCCACTTATAATAGAAATCAAAGTTAAACCAAAATCAGGATCAAGTTCCATTTTGCTTGATACATCTAATACTATTGTTGTACGTGTAAAAAGTCTACCTGAAGACGGTAAAGCTAATGGAGAAGTTATAAAATTGTTTTCTAAAGCTTTGCGTATACCGCAAGCTAGCATAACAATCATAACGGGCGCTACTATAAAAAACAAAAGAATTAAACTGGAGGTATCGTTGACTTTGCCTGAGCTGCTTACTAAACTAGGCCTTGATAAACAGCACTCTTTTGTATAAAGCTCTCTATAAAATAAAGTAGTAATCTATGCCCTATTACCGTTGGCAAGGTGTTGATCTTTCTGGTCAAGTGCGCTCGGGAAAGCTTTTTGCTCGTTCTTTAACTGACGTTCAGGCTGCTGTTGCGCGCTTAGAAATAGGCTTTATAGCTGCTCAACAAGCTGATACTATTAATTTACGCTTAAAACCTATAACGAGCACTTTAAAAGCAGATTTTATCCATCACTTAGCTACCTTATTAAAAGCAGGTGTTCGCTTACACGATGCTTTGATGATTAGTGCCAGGACTACTAAGCATACCTATTTTAAAGAAGTCCTTTTTGATACTGCTCATGCACTACAAGAAGGTATAAGCTTACATGAAGCATTTAAACTACATCCAGAAGTATTTGATGAACTTACCTGTGCCATAGCATATGTGGGTGAAAAATCAGGTAATTTGGCTGCAAGTTTTCAACAGTTGTCTGAAAGAACAGTGTTTCTTGAACAATTTAAAAAGCGATTACGTGCAACGCTTATTATGCCTAGCATAACTCTTATTGCTTTTATGGCACTTATGGCACTTTTTTTTATAGTTGTGGTGCCA is a genomic window of Candidatus Dependentiae bacterium containing:
- a CDS encoding tRNA-guanosine(34) transglycosylase, translating into MNYFRFELLHQSTKSRARVGRIHTPHGIIDTPGFVAVGTNGVLKSIDNAMVNQLGLQLMFCNTYHLMVHPGADVVAQAGGLHKFINRPYPIITDSGGFQVFSLAYGTVKEELKSKGTKKYTQAVVKIKEEGVLFRSYRDGSPLLLTPESSIQAQKKLGADIIIPFDELPPYHFDPAALKKSLYRTHRWEERSLNEHLKNPQQQAIYAVIHGGINPDFRALSCKTLSQLPFDGFAIGGSLGKNRQEMTDMLLYTVPLLPEDKPNHLLGIGDLESVDACVRLGIDTFDSSHPTRCARHGLLFTSRGDVKILQTKYRDCYEPIDKNCGCPTCQNYTLSYVHHLFKAHESAGLTLASIHNLYFMIQLMKNYRTSILNGDI
- a CDS encoding queuosine precursor transporter, producing the protein MITNIALFFISIACVSTATLIALKLGKQALIALICVQVILVNLFVSKEIILFGFTATSSDSLAVGITLGFNLLQEYFGRLEAQKTIWVSFFCSLFYTSMSLLQVAYIPTALDTTSEHFEALLSPMPRVIGASLIVFLIVQQLDTRLYAFLSTRLKNRFFILRNYSSVAITQFVDTVLFSFLGLYKLNGNFDSLTAIFEIIVISYTIKLIVIAVAAPFLALSKKIIHH
- a CDS encoding DUF167 domain-containing protein translates to MPLIIEIKVKPKSGSSSILLDTSNTIVVRVKSLPEDGKANGEVIKLFSKALRIPQASITIITGATIKNKRIKLEVSLTLPELLTKLGLDKQHSFV